The following proteins are co-located in the Candidatus Nanosynbacter sp. HMT-352 genome:
- a CDS encoding ABC transporter ATP-binding protein, which produces MKETIPPRIRLVNVTKKFGFGDAEIRALDNVDLTVKKGEFIAIMGPSGCGKTTLLNTLGLLDQPSEGEYYLDDVAVDNLSSRRRAKIRSKHIGFVFQNFNLIPRLTVIENVALPLTYKGLGKVKRLQEASRILKTFHLGQREYYMPHQLSGGQVQRVAIARALVNSPSIILADEPTGNLDSKSSHLIMEELSDLHRRGNTIIMVTHNPELTHYASRVITMLDGKIDTDEHKEKRKFTKKLIVDDEKEEKPKKQKSSKKSRAKKS; this is translated from the coding sequence ATGAAAGAAACTATTCCACCACGCATTAGGCTTGTTAATGTCACCAAAAAATTTGGCTTTGGTGATGCTGAGATTCGCGCCTTAGATAATGTCGATTTAACCGTTAAAAAGGGCGAGTTTATTGCTATTATGGGACCAAGCGGTTGCGGAAAAACTACTTTATTAAACACCCTTGGACTATTAGACCAGCCATCAGAGGGCGAATATTATCTGGACGATGTCGCTGTTGACAATCTGAGCTCACGACGACGCGCCAAAATTCGCTCCAAACACATCGGCTTCGTTTTCCAGAATTTCAATCTTATTCCTCGTCTGACTGTAATTGAAAACGTGGCGCTGCCGCTAACGTATAAAGGACTCGGGAAAGTCAAACGACTCCAGGAAGCTAGCCGCATTCTGAAAACTTTTCATCTGGGACAACGTGAATATTACATGCCACATCAATTATCTGGCGGTCAGGTTCAGCGCGTAGCAATTGCCAGAGCGTTGGTTAATAGTCCGTCAATTATCTTAGCCGACGAACCAACAGGAAATTTGGATAGCAAATCGAGTCATCTCATTATGGAAGAGTTGTCCGACTTACACCGTCGCGGCAATACTATAATTATGGTTACTCACAACCCAGAATTGACTCATTATGCCAGTCGCGTTATCACCATGCTGGACGGAAAAATCGACACTGACGAGCATAAGGAAAAGCGCAAGTTCACTAAGAAGTTAATTGTAGACGATGAAAAAGAAGAAAAACCTAAGAAGCAAAAATCTTCAAAGAAATCGAGGGCGAAAAAATCGTGA
- a CDS encoding DNA adenine methylase — MDYISAKETAVKWAISQRRVAALCSEGRVIGAVFAGNTWIIPHNAIKPLDARTKEASLTSTRAKPFLKWAGGKGQLLKEIEQYYPFSKDTTITKYAEPFVGGGAVLFDILNKFKLQEVYISDINAELINTYTVIRDDIDALLGVLRHFENNYLALDNDDRKEVYLAKRARFNELKSKKENRIELAALMIFLNKTCFNGLYRVNRKGEYNVPMGAYKKPIICNEHNLKIVSKKLQNVNIVCGDYKKSGDFIDNKTFVYFDPPYRPLTPTASFTSYTEGMFDDKNQLELAKFIQELDKKGAKIVASNSDPKNTNKDDNFFDKAYAKQNIRRVSATRMINRNSDKRGKINELLISNF; from the coding sequence ATGGATTATATTTCGGCAAAAGAAACGGCTGTAAAATGGGCTATTTCTCAAAGGAGAGTAGCTGCTCTATGTTCTGAAGGACGAGTTATTGGTGCTGTATTCGCCGGGAATACATGGATAATTCCACATAATGCCATTAAGCCACTAGACGCTCGGACAAAAGAAGCGTCATTAACCAGCACCAGAGCAAAACCTTTCTTAAAATGGGCTGGAGGTAAAGGACAATTACTCAAGGAGATCGAACAATATTACCCATTCTCCAAAGACACTACTATTACAAAATACGCAGAACCGTTTGTTGGTGGTGGCGCGGTTCTTTTTGATATTTTGAATAAGTTCAAACTTCAGGAAGTCTATATTAGCGACATCAACGCCGAACTAATAAACACATATACTGTCATCCGTGACGACATTGACGCACTATTAGGAGTCTTAAGACACTTTGAGAATAATTATTTAGCATTAGACAACGATGATCGCAAAGAAGTCTATCTAGCCAAGCGCGCACGTTTTAACGAACTTAAGTCCAAAAAAGAAAACAGAATTGAGCTAGCTGCCTTAATGATATTCCTTAATAAAACCTGCTTTAACGGCTTATATCGTGTAAATCGTAAGGGTGAGTATAACGTACCGATGGGTGCGTACAAAAAACCGATTATTTGCAACGAGCATAATTTAAAGATAGTATCCAAAAAACTACAAAACGTAAATATAGTATGCGGTGATTACAAGAAATCCGGCGACTTCATAGATAACAAAACGTTTGTCTATTTCGATCCGCCATATCGTCCACTAACTCCGACCGCAAGCTTCACTTCCTACACAGAAGGTATGTTTGACGATAAAAACCAATTAGAACTTGCGAAATTCATTCAAGAACTAGACAAAAAAGGCGCCAAGATAGTCGCAAGTAATTCCGATCCGAAGAACACTAACAAAGATGACAACTTCTTCGATAAAGCTTACGCAAAACAGAATATAAGACGCGTATCCGCAACGCGTATGATAAATCGAAATAGCGACAAACGCGGAAAAATTAACGAATTATTAATATCAAACTTTTAA
- a CDS encoding TRM11 family SAM-dependent methyltransferase — MSDKKKEIKKWEPDDFELEMTSVWSFPNRGNWATHDAKWRGNWSPYVPRNILLRYSKEDDWVLDQFAGGGTTLVEAKLLNRNIIGMDVNPVALQRCREKVKFKHEGADGIVKVLKCDARNLKPLPDESIDLICTHPPYANIIHYSKDQDIPQDLSNFKVNEFLEQMKSVASESYRVLKFGKFCAILMGDTRQKGHVIPLSFKTMRVFEEAGFTLKEIVMKEQHNCRATGYWKTNSIKYNFLLLAHEYLFVFEKANYGGR; from the coding sequence ATGTCCGACAAAAAGAAAGAGATAAAAAAATGGGAGCCAGACGATTTTGAGCTAGAAATGACCAGCGTCTGGAGTTTTCCTAATCGCGGTAACTGGGCTACCCACGATGCAAAATGGAGAGGAAATTGGTCACCGTACGTTCCAAGAAATATTCTGCTTCGCTATTCAAAAGAGGATGACTGGGTATTAGACCAATTCGCCGGTGGCGGCACCACATTAGTGGAGGCAAAATTATTAAACCGTAACATTATTGGAATGGACGTTAATCCAGTCGCACTTCAAAGATGTCGTGAAAAAGTTAAATTCAAACATGAGGGCGCAGACGGCATAGTTAAGGTGTTGAAATGTGATGCACGAAACTTAAAACCACTTCCTGACGAAAGCATCGACCTAATATGCACACATCCGCCATATGCAAATATCATCCACTACAGCAAAGACCAAGATATTCCACAAGATTTGTCAAACTTTAAAGTTAATGAATTTCTAGAACAAATGAAAAGTGTAGCATCAGAAAGCTACCGTGTATTAAAGTTTGGTAAATTCTGTGCAATTCTAATGGGCGACACGCGCCAAAAAGGTCACGTAATTCCGCTAAGTTTTAAAACAATGCGAGTATTCGAAGAAGCCGGCTTTACACTAAAAGAAATCGTCATGAAAGAACAACACAACTGCCGAGCAACCGGTTACTGGAAAACGAATAGCATAAAATATAATTTTCTTCTGTTGGCGCACGAATATTTATTTGTTTTTGAAAAGGCAAACTATGGCGGTCGATAA
- a CDS encoding abortive infection family protein → MAVDKRKLILNDYYQSNCLVERAEIFENLYLGNSGFNIEPYQPSSTIIEIYEDTPNDCKVIFACIHDRLNKLLDFMHEKVRKNRHFNAAQSRELSLLIKSVFSLEKNLDEVGVGVEIRKDYANWMSRCLEFLRDSGGSYIPEELELPEIEKYEPVLLIKDVVTEKRLKNTEVTFSSQYQKDQSELMLAMIKTDAVKAIGMAKEYIETCLQGILDSKIEEDVNKLSIIQLMSKARDYFKLNRSELKEIRAIISGLSQIVNGIAELRNNKGSGHSHTSKIPKPTAIEARLAVDAAITIVNFYSELSLKQ, encoded by the coding sequence ATGGCGGTCGATAAAAGAAAGCTTATTTTAAATGACTACTACCAAAGTAATTGCCTAGTGGAAAGAGCAGAAATTTTTGAAAATCTGTATCTAGGCAATAGTGGTTTTAATATAGAGCCATATCAACCAAGCTCTACAATAATCGAAATATACGAAGACACACCGAATGATTGCAAAGTAATTTTTGCGTGTATTCACGATCGACTAAACAAACTACTCGATTTTATGCATGAAAAAGTACGCAAAAATCGTCATTTCAATGCCGCACAAAGTCGGGAATTATCTTTGCTTATTAAAAGTGTTTTTTCCTTGGAAAAGAATCTGGATGAAGTGGGCGTAGGCGTAGAAATAAGAAAAGATTATGCAAACTGGATGTCTCGATGTCTTGAATTTCTACGGGATAGCGGTGGTAGCTATATTCCAGAAGAGCTTGAACTACCGGAAATAGAAAAATATGAGCCAGTTCTCTTGATAAAAGATGTAGTTACGGAAAAACGACTCAAAAATACGGAAGTAACCTTTTCAAGTCAATATCAGAAGGACCAATCGGAACTAATGCTAGCTATGATAAAAACAGATGCAGTAAAAGCCATCGGAATGGCAAAAGAATATATTGAGACCTGTCTTCAGGGTATACTAGACAGCAAGATAGAAGAGGATGTTAACAAATTATCAATAATACAATTGATGTCAAAAGCTAGAGACTACTTCAAATTAAATAGGTCAGAGTTAAAAGAAATTAGAGCTATTATCAGCGGTCTATCTCAAATCGTGAACGGAATCGCGGAACTACGAAATAATAAAGGCAGTGGACATTCCCATACTAGCAAAATACCAAAACCGACAGCTATCGAAGCAAGGCTGGCGGTAGATGCCGCAATAACTATAGTCAACTTTTATTCGGAATTATCCCTGAAACAATAG
- a CDS encoding ribonucleoside-diphosphate reductase subunit alpha, producing the protein MKEINVVKRDGTKEPFDANKINTAILKACEGLPDQISKVVQVATELQLTLFDGITTEQLDEAVIQTVLQNVKDDPDYDKIAARLLLKTVYKQILGDYETAEELKKLHAREFPKFVKAAVKEGLLDKRMTDGRFDLKKLAAELDPARDDLSKYLGVVTNKNRYALRKQNGSPIETPQFTHMRIAMGLSYNESDPTTAAIEFYNHMSNLEYVPGGSTRVNAGGSFPQLSNCFLLNVDDDMESIAKAVRDTMWIAKGTGGIGIGFTKLRAAGSPVKTTNTESTGPIPFMKMIDTALFAVSRKGKKAGAAAIYMENWHLNFDQFVDLRQNSGDPYLRTRFANTAVFISDEFMKRVEKDQDWYLFDPAETPDLTELYGEEFSARYKEYIKMAEAGKLRTFDKVPARQQFKRILTSLQATSHPWLTWKDTINVRALNNNTGTIHLSNLCTEITLPQDKNNIATCNLVSINLSAFLSEDKTWDWDRLKEAARAAVRQLDNLCDITQTPIPEAMYSNQQTRAIGLGIMGLSDVLEKLGYCYESKEAYDLIDQLTEFISYHAIDQSADLAKELGSYPTFAGSGWSKGILPIDTIDKLSKDRGVKVKIDQKARLDWDGLRKKVKKGMRNATLMAIAPTANIGHVAGTTPGIDPQFAQIFSRSTLNGKFLEVNHNLVRDLKKLGLWDNLKDEIFAAQGDIQDIDGIPQNIKDVYKTSFQLSPYAFIEVAARAQKWVDQAISRNMYLETRDIDEYVKIYSEAWKRGLKTTYYLHVKPRHQSEQTTVSVDKIAEQKVRTNSKVRGFGFAKINK; encoded by the coding sequence GTGAAAGAAATTAACGTAGTCAAACGCGACGGAACAAAAGAACCGTTTGATGCTAATAAAATTAATACGGCTATTTTAAAAGCGTGTGAAGGTTTGCCGGACCAAATTTCTAAGGTTGTTCAGGTGGCGACTGAATTACAATTGACATTATTTGATGGAATTACAACCGAGCAATTGGACGAGGCTGTCATTCAAACAGTTTTGCAAAACGTTAAGGACGACCCAGACTATGATAAAATCGCGGCACGATTGCTACTGAAAACTGTCTATAAGCAGATTTTGGGCGATTATGAGACGGCGGAAGAATTGAAAAAGCTTCATGCGCGCGAATTTCCGAAGTTCGTTAAGGCGGCGGTGAAAGAAGGGCTGTTGGATAAGCGCATGACTGACGGTCGATTTGATCTGAAAAAGCTGGCGGCAGAACTTGATCCAGCACGTGATGATTTGAGTAAATATTTGGGTGTGGTGACCAATAAAAATCGCTACGCTCTTCGCAAGCAAAACGGCTCGCCAATTGAAACACCTCAGTTTACGCACATGCGAATTGCTATGGGGCTTAGTTATAACGAATCTGACCCAACGACTGCAGCGATTGAGTTTTATAATCACATGAGCAATTTGGAGTACGTTCCGGGTGGATCAACGCGAGTTAATGCTGGCGGCTCGTTCCCGCAACTCAGTAACTGTTTCTTGCTTAATGTCGATGATGACATGGAGTCAATTGCTAAGGCTGTTCGCGACACAATGTGGATTGCTAAAGGTACGGGCGGAATTGGCATTGGTTTTACAAAGCTACGTGCAGCGGGCAGTCCAGTTAAAACCACCAACACTGAATCGACTGGCCCAATTCCATTTATGAAGATGATTGATACGGCGCTTTTTGCGGTTTCTCGTAAGGGTAAAAAGGCTGGTGCAGCTGCAATTTACATGGAAAACTGGCACCTTAATTTTGATCAATTTGTTGACCTTCGCCAAAACTCTGGTGACCCATATCTAAGAACCAGATTTGCGAATACTGCGGTATTTATCTCTGACGAATTTATGAAGCGAGTAGAAAAAGATCAAGATTGGTATTTGTTTGATCCAGCAGAAACTCCAGATTTGACAGAACTATACGGCGAAGAATTTTCGGCGCGATATAAAGAATATATCAAGATGGCGGAAGCTGGGAAGTTGCGAACATTTGATAAAGTTCCAGCTCGTCAGCAATTTAAGCGCATTTTGACTAGCCTACAAGCAACTTCTCATCCGTGGCTAACTTGGAAAGATACGATTAACGTGCGTGCGTTAAATAACAATACGGGTACAATTCACCTCAGTAACTTGTGTACGGAAATTACATTACCGCAGGATAAAAATAATATTGCAACGTGTAACTTGGTGAGCATTAATTTGTCGGCATTTCTTAGTGAGGATAAAACTTGGGACTGGGATAGATTGAAAGAAGCGGCTCGTGCGGCAGTGCGACAATTGGACAATTTGTGCGACATCACTCAAACTCCAATTCCAGAAGCGATGTATTCGAATCAGCAAACTCGAGCAATTGGCCTCGGGATTATGGGTCTTTCTGACGTGTTGGAAAAATTGGGTTATTGCTACGAATCGAAAGAAGCGTACGATTTGATTGATCAATTGACAGAGTTTATTAGTTATCACGCCATTGATCAATCGGCTGACCTGGCGAAGGAATTGGGCAGCTATCCAACATTCGCAGGCAGCGGTTGGAGTAAGGGAATTCTTCCAATTGATACGATTGATAAGCTATCAAAAGATCGCGGCGTGAAGGTGAAAATAGACCAAAAGGCGCGACTAGACTGGGATGGTTTGCGAAAGAAAGTGAAGAAGGGAATGCGAAATGCGACTCTTATGGCAATTGCGCCGACGGCTAACATTGGTCACGTGGCGGGAACGACTCCTGGAATTGATCCGCAATTTGCGCAGATTTTCAGTCGCTCGACTTTGAACGGTAAGTTTTTGGAAGTGAACCATAATTTAGTTCGCGACTTGAAGAAGCTTGGTTTGTGGGACAATTTGAAGGATGAGATTTTTGCGGCTCAAGGCGATATTCAAGATATTGATGGCATTCCTCAGAATATCAAGGATGTTTATAAAACAAGTTTCCAGCTTAGTCCGTACGCATTTATTGAGGTGGCGGCTAGGGCTCAGAAGTGGGTCGATCAAGCGATTTCTCGAAATATGTATCTGGAGACGCGAGATATTGATGAATATGTGAAGATTTATTCGGAAGCGTGGAAGCGTGGCTTGAAGACGACATATTATCTGCATGTTAAGCCGCGTCATCAGTCGGAGCAGACAACAGTTTCAGTTGATAAAATTGCAGAACAAAAAGTCCGTACAAATAGTAAAGTGCGCGGATTTGGATTTGCGAAAATTAATAAATAA
- a CDS encoding ribonucleotide-diphosphate reductase subunit beta: MGILGSGLRDGLSLHPIRYPWAYDLYNQAVANTWFPNEVQLVQDLADFEKLSDDEKHALKTVISYLNPNELLINKSLAFGIYPYVNAAEAQLYLSKQMWEEANHFMTFEYIIETFPFDREEIYAAGFGKKSLADKADFQNKHLDVMLDPNLDIYSLEGKKDFVRSLVAYNIVLEGIWFYSGFMVGMSFRQRNLLRNVGSLLDWITRDENLHLTFGINLLLTILDENPELQTQEFAEEIRGLILQAVELEKAYNKDMLPKGILGLNADYVNQYVMHMTDRRLQELGFEPEYNVPNPAKWMAAANDTLELVNFFESTNTSYEVNTTK; encoded by the coding sequence ATGGGAATTTTAGGTTCAGGATTACGCGATGGATTATCACTTCACCCAATTCGTTACCCTTGGGCGTATGATCTTTATAATCAAGCAGTGGCTAACACGTGGTTTCCAAACGAAGTCCAATTAGTTCAGGATTTGGCGGATTTTGAAAAATTGTCAGACGACGAAAAACACGCATTGAAAACAGTTATTAGCTATTTGAATCCAAACGAGTTATTGATCAATAAATCATTGGCGTTTGGCATTTATCCATATGTGAACGCGGCGGAAGCTCAACTATATTTGTCAAAACAGATGTGGGAAGAAGCCAACCACTTCATGACGTTTGAATACATTATTGAGACATTTCCATTTGATCGCGAGGAAATTTATGCTGCGGGATTTGGTAAAAAATCATTGGCGGATAAGGCTGACTTCCAGAATAAACATTTGGACGTGATGCTTGATCCGAATTTGGATATTTATTCGCTGGAAGGCAAGAAAGATTTTGTTAGGTCTTTGGTAGCGTATAACATTGTGCTGGAGGGAATTTGGTTCTATTCAGGCTTTATGGTTGGCATGAGTTTCCGTCAGCGTAATTTGTTGCGCAATGTTGGCTCACTACTAGACTGGATTACTCGCGATGAAAATCTTCATTTGACGTTTGGTATCAATCTGCTTTTGACGATTTTGGACGAGAACCCAGAATTGCAAACGCAGGAATTTGCCGAGGAAATCCGTGGCTTGATTCTGCAGGCAGTGGAGCTTGAGAAGGCTTATAACAAAGATATGCTACCAAAGGGAATTTTGGGATTGAACGCTGATTATGTGAACCAATACGTTATGCATATGACCGACCGACGCTTGCAGGAATTAGGTTTTGAGCCTGAATATAACGTGCCAAATCCAGCCAAATGGATGGCAGCCGCCAATGATACGCTGGAATTGGTGAATTTCTTTGAAAGCACAAACACTAGTTACGAAGTTAATACCACGAAGTAA
- a CDS encoding pyridoxamine 5'-phosphate oxidase family protein, whose translation MNELAKEILDTVEVGALATVNVDRTPLVTPLHFARLGDSIIWISEPTARHSENAFRNGKAEFVVWDDKKRAVFLKTNVTELPESEKEAAMAAYKEKLADFMPRCENPQIYVAPIGELDEKTTTGNWLHFIA comes from the coding sequence ATGAACGAATTAGCGAAAGAAATATTAGATACAGTCGAAGTTGGTGCGTTGGCGACGGTGAATGTTGATAGAACTCCTTTGGTGACGCCGCTGCACTTTGCACGATTGGGTGATTCTATAATTTGGATATCAGAGCCGACTGCGCGCCATTCAGAAAATGCGTTTCGAAACGGTAAGGCGGAATTTGTGGTTTGGGATGATAAAAAGCGAGCAGTTTTCTTAAAAACTAACGTGACTGAACTTCCAGAATCTGAGAAAGAGGCGGCAATGGCAGCTTATAAAGAGAAGTTGGCTGATTTTATGCCACGCTGTGAAAATCCGCAAATATACGTTGCGCCAATTGGCGAACTTGATGAAAAAACTACAACGGGCAATTGGCTGCATTTTATTGCATAA
- the argS gene encoding arginine--tRNA ligase has product MEQIISQVVKQLFDQDVSVQLTRPDPKFGDFATNVALQLAKPLGKNPREIAEMIAENLRKEEEFNEVSVAGPGFINVKLSDQSVLNSLKKEPTTKRAGQTVVIETNCPNPFKAMHIGHALNAILADTMANLLAVDGAIVHRVSYHGDVGTHVGKSMWAILREIDGDMNKLNEIPADKRNEFMSRMYVEGARAAKESPEAKAEIDELAKQSFVLDDPLYKQVYEICKSWSFDEIDSNVERLGNVPIERRYVESETEELGKSLIKEKTPEVFTKSDGAYVFNGSKYGAFDNVFIGSHGNGLYGAHDMGLIQLKYKDYPNLDLSITVNGEEQAAYFRGVIAASELSIPALKGKLFNYATGLVKLTTGKMSSRTGEVVTIGWLFDEFKKAIENAGGEPTDDVIAGALRYQFLKVKIGGDVIFDINDAVSLTGNTGSYLQYAHARARGILTKSDKEIAFPTELFDEDKMLVRKLSEYVDVVDRAKESLEPHHICTYLFELAQEFNRYYEKNQVIGSDKEAHRVGIVAIYADILKAGLAILGIVAPNKI; this is encoded by the coding sequence ATGGAACAGATTATTTCTCAAGTAGTGAAGCAACTTTTTGATCAAGATGTATCGGTACAATTGACGCGTCCTGATCCGAAATTTGGTGACTTTGCTACAAATGTGGCGTTGCAATTGGCTAAGCCGCTAGGGAAGAATCCGCGTGAAATTGCGGAGATGATTGCTGAAAATCTGCGCAAGGAAGAAGAGTTTAATGAAGTAAGCGTGGCTGGTCCAGGTTTTATCAATGTAAAACTGAGTGATCAATCCGTTCTAAATTCTTTGAAAAAAGAGCCAACGACGAAGCGCGCCGGTCAGACGGTTGTAATTGAAACCAATTGCCCGAATCCATTTAAGGCTATGCATATCGGACACGCTTTGAATGCGATTTTGGCGGACACGATGGCTAATCTGTTGGCGGTTGACGGCGCAATTGTGCATCGAGTGAGTTATCACGGTGATGTTGGGACGCATGTCGGTAAAAGTATGTGGGCGATTCTGCGTGAGATTGACGGCGATATGAATAAATTGAACGAAATCCCAGCCGATAAGCGAAATGAATTTATGAGTCGCATGTACGTTGAAGGTGCGCGTGCGGCGAAAGAATCTCCAGAGGCGAAGGCAGAGATTGATGAACTAGCTAAGCAATCATTCGTCCTGGATGATCCACTATATAAACAAGTTTACGAAATCTGTAAAAGTTGGAGTTTTGACGAAATCGATTCTAATGTTGAGCGACTTGGAAACGTGCCGATTGAGCGACGTTACGTTGAGAGCGAAACTGAAGAATTGGGCAAATCTTTGATTAAAGAAAAAACTCCAGAGGTGTTCACCAAATCTGACGGTGCGTATGTTTTTAATGGTAGCAAATACGGCGCGTTCGATAACGTGTTTATTGGATCTCATGGCAATGGTCTTTATGGGGCGCATGATATGGGATTGATCCAGTTGAAGTATAAGGACTACCCGAATTTGGACTTGTCAATTACAGTAAATGGCGAGGAGCAAGCAGCATACTTCCGCGGCGTGATTGCGGCTAGTGAATTGTCAATTCCAGCCTTGAAAGGAAAATTGTTTAATTACGCAACTGGCTTGGTCAAATTGACAACTGGGAAAATGAGTTCGCGAACGGGTGAGGTTGTTACAATTGGCTGGCTGTTCGATGAGTTTAAGAAGGCAATTGAAAATGCTGGCGGCGAGCCAACTGACGACGTGATTGCTGGCGCGCTTCGTTATCAATTCTTGAAAGTGAAGATCGGCGGTGACGTCATATTTGATATTAACGACGCGGTAAGTTTGACGGGAAATACGGGAAGTTACTTGCAATACGCTCACGCTCGGGCGCGAGGTATTTTAACTAAATCCGACAAAGAAATTGCCTTTCCGACAGAGTTGTTTGACGAAGATAAAATGCTGGTCAGAAAATTGAGTGAGTACGTGGACGTGGTTGATCGTGCTAAGGAGAGTCTGGAGCCTCATCACATCTGTACGTATTTGTTTGAATTGGCGCAAGAATTTAATCGATATTACGAGAAAAATCAGGTTATTGGTAGCGACAAAGAGGCGCATCGTGTAGGAATCGTGGCAATTTACGCCGATATTCTTAAGGCCGGATTGGCTATTTTGGGAATCGTGGCGCCAAATAAGATATAA
- a CDS encoding type II restriction endonuclease encodes MKRNFNEWLGGFRESIADYGYYIDFPKIYKNVDAIKIELNILNTLVGSQNIEQEFDNLIAKYPETLKCIPILLAIRSNEIYAIDEDGEYNYNFSKMNYSAEQYKIFMRKTGLFDLITNHIINNLVDYATGIETGLDSNGRKNRGGHLMENLVEGFIQKAGYVKDKDYFKEMNLSKIENKWRIDLSAISNQGSTEKRFDFVIKTNNSIYGIETNFYGSRGSKLNETARSYKTLALEAKMIDGFKFVWFTDGKGWNSARNNLKETFDILDDIYNINDLESGVIERF; translated from the coding sequence ATGAAAAGGAATTTTAATGAATGGCTAGGGGGATTTCGAGAAAGCATTGCCGACTATGGCTACTATATCGACTTTCCAAAGATTTATAAAAACGTAGATGCTATCAAGATAGAACTAAATATCTTGAACACGCTTGTCGGCTCACAGAATATAGAGCAAGAGTTCGACAATCTTATCGCGAAATATCCAGAAACATTAAAATGTATTCCTATCTTGCTAGCGATTCGTTCTAACGAGATTTATGCTATAGATGAAGACGGTGAATATAACTATAACTTCAGTAAAATGAATTATTCCGCCGAACAATATAAAATCTTTATGCGAAAGACTGGTCTATTCGACCTTATCACGAATCATATTATCAACAACTTAGTAGATTATGCTACTGGTATAGAAACCGGACTAGATTCCAACGGTCGCAAGAACCGCGGCGGTCATTTAATGGAAAATCTCGTAGAAGGATTTATCCAGAAAGCTGGCTACGTCAAAGACAAAGACTATTTCAAGGAAATGAACCTTAGTAAAATTGAGAATAAGTGGCGCATTGATCTTTCTGCCATTTCCAACCAAGGCAGTACCGAAAAACGTTTTGATTTTGTAATTAAAACCAATAATAGCATCTATGGAATCGAGACTAATTTTTATGGTAGTCGTGGCTCCAAGCTTAACGAGACGGCTCGTAGCTATAAAACGCTTGCACTTGAAGCTAAGATGATAGATGGCTTTAAATTCGTATGGTTTACCGATGGGAAAGGCTGGAATAGTGCCAGAAACAACCTAAAAGAAACATTTGATATATTGGATGACATTTATAATATCAACGACCTTGAAAGCGGTGTGATAGAGAGATTTTAG
- a CDS encoding MscL family protein yields MAKPSIDKSAKKLVSKSVKAAAKVATIKEKKIVSAAIKDTHMAGFINFIREQGVVGMAVGLAIGTAAGDTVKKLVTAFIDPLVQLVVGSQQGLQSASFTVEVAGRKGEFLYGAFVSSLITLIAVAFVVYAIIHFLKLDKLDKKKD; encoded by the coding sequence ATGGCAAAACCTAGTATCGACAAATCGGCTAAAAAGTTGGTTTCTAAGAGTGTAAAAGCCGCGGCGAAAGTTGCCACCATCAAAGAAAAGAAAATTGTAAGTGCAGCGATAAAAGACACTCACATGGCTGGATTTATTAATTTTATTCGCGAACAGGGCGTTGTCGGTATGGCGGTTGGTTTGGCAATCGGTACCGCAGCTGGTGATACTGTGAAAAAATTGGTAACAGCATTTATTGATCCGCTAGTGCAGCTGGTTGTTGGTTCTCAGCAAGGGTTGCAATCAGCTTCATTCACAGTTGAAGTTGCTGGACGTAAAGGTGAGTTTTTATACGGCGCATTCGTTAGCTCGTTAATTACGTTGATAGCCGTTGCATTTGTTGTATATGCAATCATTCACTTCTTGAAACTCGATAAATTAGATAAGAAAAAGGATTAA